From the genome of Amia ocellicauda isolate fAmiCal2 chromosome 14, fAmiCal2.hap1, whole genome shotgun sequence, one region includes:
- the LOC136768840 gene encoding tryptase-2 produces MLFLQLLFCVLLLITPEVSSSPQFRSFIVGGHDATKGKWPWMAYLKVFVKKADNSEWLTMCGGSLISAQWVLTAAHCFDGTFNQHKSRVLLGEISLTGKQHKMIKIQKVIKHEKYRHYDAGNDIALVLLSEKQSLNAVIRPVDLSRGNEDFSNRGECWITGWGLTEDNKSLPKSKILQQVKVPVFTGDQCRKYWDSVPAHTLCAGTEKQGACVGDSGGPLVCIVNDRWVQAGIVSYGPEGCRIPLKPTVFTQVSNFLPWIKNHTNMHNFY; encoded by the exons ATGCTTTTCTTGCAGCTGCTGTTCTGTGTCCTGCTCCTGATCACTCCTGAAG tatCCAGCAGTCCTCAGTTCAGGAGCTTCATCGTGGGGGGACATGACGCGACAAAAGGAAAGTGGCCCTGGATGGCCTATCTCAAGGTCTTTGTGAAAAAAGCTGATAATTCCGAATGGTTGACTATGTGTGGCGGCTCCCTGATCAGCGCCCAGTGGGTTCTTACTGCAGCGCACTGCTTTGATGG AACTTTTAATCAGCACAAATCCAGGGTGCTCCTGGGGGAGATCAGCTTGACcggaaaacaacacaaaatgatCAAGATACAAAAAGTCATCAAGCATGAGAAGTACCGCCACTATGATGCAGGAAATGACATCGCCTTGGTGctgctgagtgaaaaacagtcCTTGAATGCAGTGATCAGACCAGTCGATCTGTCCCGGGGAAATGAGGATTTCTCCAACAGGGGGGAGTGCTGGATCACCGGCTGGGGCTTAACGGAAGACAATA AATCTCTCCCAAAATCCAAGATTCTACAGCAAGTCAAGGTTCCTGTTTTTACAGGCGATCAATGCAGGAAATACTGGGACTCTGTGCCAGCTCACACACTCTGTGCTGGGACAGAGAAACAGGGCGCCTGTGTG gGGGATAGTGGAGGTCCTCTGGTCTGTATTGTGAATGACCGTTGGGTCCAGGCTGGTATTGTGAGTTATGGACCTGAAGGCTGCAGGATTCCCTTGAAGCCCACAGTGTTCACTCAGGTCTCCAACTTCCTGCCCTGGATAAAAAATCACACCAACATGCACAATTTCTACTGA